The following coding sequences are from one Lolium rigidum isolate FL_2022 chromosome 6, APGP_CSIRO_Lrig_0.1, whole genome shotgun sequence window:
- the LOC124668355 gene encoding amino acid permease 1-like, translating to MDVEKVTEVAPEVDDDGRVRTGTVWTATTHAITAIIGSGVLALPWSVAQMGWILGPIALIGCAYITYFTAVLLTDCYRSPDPVHGKRNYTYMDAVRSSLGPRDVAVCGIAQYAILCGAIVGYTITAATGIMSVVRSNCRHYKGHGANCSQEGTMYLVLFGLVEVVLSQLPSLEKVTFISIVAAVMSFTYSFVALFLSAAKFAANHRAYGTILGSKIGGPGGVSAPTRTWNFLQALGNIAFAYTYSMLLIEIQDTVKSPPSENVTMKRASLYGIGVTTAFYVSLGCIGYAAFGNDAPGNILTGFDEPFWLVDLANVAVVIHLVGAYQVYAQPVFACYEKWLRSRYPESGFFHREYALRLPGGRAMRFTMCKLVLRTAFVAATTIVSLMLPFFNAILGLLGAAAFWPLTVYFPVTMYITQAKVPRGSRKWLALQALNFGALLVSLLAAVGSVADIVQRLGHVTMFKTKL from the exons ATGGACGTGGAGAAGGTGACGGAGGTGGCGCCGGAGGTCGACGACGACGGCCGTGTAAGAACAG GAACGGTATGGACGGCGACGACGCACGCCATAACGGCCATCATCGGGTCCGGCGTGCTGGCGCTGCCGTGGAGCGTGGCGCAGATGGGGTGGATCCTCGGCCCCATCGCCCTCATCGGCTGCGCCTACATCACCTACTTCACCGCCGTCCTCCTGACTGACTGCTACCGCTCGCCGGACCCCGTCCACGGCAAACGCAACTACACCTACATGGACGCCGTCCGCTCCAGCCTCG GGCCTAGGGACGTAGCTGTGTGCGGCATTGCACAGTACGCGATCCTCTGCGGCGCCATAGTTGGTTACACCATCACAGCTGCCACGGGCATCAT GTCCGTGGTGCGCAGCAACTGCCGCCATTACAAGGGCCACGGTGCGAACTGCAGCCAGGAAGGGACGATGTACCTCGTGCTGTTCGGCCTCGTGGAGGTAGTGCTGTCCCAGTTACCGAGCCTGGAGAAGGTCACCTTCATCTCGATCGTCGCCGCCGTCATGTCCTTCACCTATTCGTTCGTCGCGCTCTTCCTCAGCGCCGCCAAGTTCGCGGCCAACCACAGGGCCTACGGCACCATCCTCGGCAGTAAGATCGGCGGCCCCGGCGGCGTGTCCGCGCCGACCAGGACGTGGAACTTCCTGCAGGCCCTCGGCAACATCGCCTTCGCCTACACTTACTCCATGCTTCTCATTGAGATCCAG GACACGGTGAAGTCGCCGCCGTCGGAGAACGTGACGATGAAGAGGGCGAGCCTGTACGGCATCGGCGTGACGACGGCCTTCTACGTGTCGCTCGGCTGCATCGGGTACGCGGCCTTCGGCAACGACGCGCCGGGGAACATCCTCACGGGCTTCGACGAGCCCTTCTGGCTCGTGGACCTGGCCAACGTCGCCGTCGTCATCCACCTCGTCGGCGCCTACCAGGTGTACGCGCAGCCCGTGTTCGCGTGCTACGAGAAGTGGCTGCGGAGCCGGTACCCAGAGTCGGGCTTCTTCCACCGGGAGTACGCGCTGCGGCTGCCCGGAGGACGCGCGATGCGGTTCACCATGTGCAAGCTGGTGCTGCGCACGGCGTTCGTGGCCGCCACCACGATCGTCTCGCTGATGCTGCCTTTCTTCAACGCGATTCTGGGGCTGCTCGGCGCCGCCGCGTTCTGGCCACTCACCGTCTACTTCCCGGTGACCATGTACATCACGCAGGCCAAGGTGCCGCGCGGCAGCCGCAAGTGGCTGGCGCTGCAGGCGCTCAacttcggcgcgctcctcgtgtcGCTGCTCGCCGCGGTGGGCTCCGTGGCCGACATCGTCCAGCGCCTTGGGCACGTCACAATGTTCAAGACCAAGCTGTGA
- the LOC124659452 gene encoding extradiol ring-cleavage dioxygenase-like — MDTFFLSHGAVTLSVDETIPARAFYKSWLPAAIAGKQAPRAILVVSAHWDTEATPTVNVVHGTNDTIYDFHGFPEAMYKLKYPAPGAPDVAERTKKLLEDAGFGPVSEDHGRGLDHGAWVPLMLMYPDADIPVCQLSVQSGRDGTYHYNLGKALAPLRDEGVLVIGTGTATHNLSKMGPHDAPVPQWASEFDTKDSLLDGRYDDVKQYEEKAPYAKMAHPTPDHFYPLHVALGAAGDESKAELIHHSWTNACISYASYRFTAKN, encoded by the exons ATGGACACCTTCTTCCTGTCGCACGGCGCGGTCACGCTCTCCGTCGACGAGACGATCCCGGCGCGAGCCTTTTACAAGTCGTGGCTGCCGGCGGCCATCGCGGGCAAGCAGGCGCCGCGTGCTATCCTCGTCGTGTCCGCCCACTGGGATACGGAGGCCACGCCGACCGTCAACGTCGTCCACGGCACCAACGACACCATCTACGACTTCCACGGCTTCCCGGAGGCCATGTACAAG CTGAAATACCCTGCGCCGGGCGCGCCTGACGTCGCCGAGAGGACCAAGAAGCTCCTGGAGGACGCCGGGTTCGGGCCGGTGAGCGAGGACCACGGCCGCGGGCTCGACCACGGCGCGTGGGTGCCGCTGATGCTCATGTACCCGGACGCCGACATCCCGGTGTGCCAGCTCTCCGTGCAGAGCGGCCGCGACGGCACCTACCACTACAACCTCGGCAAGGCGCTGGCGCCGCTCAGAGACGAAGGGGTCCTCGTCATCGGCACCGGCACCGCCACGCACAACCTCAGCAAGATGGGGCCTCACGATGCGCCGGTGCCGCAGTGGGCATCCGAGTTTGACACCAAGGATTCGCTCCTGGACGGGAG GTACGACGACGTGAAGCAGTATGAGGAGAAGGCACCCTATGCCAAGATGGCACACCCTACGCCGGATCATTTCTACCCGCTGCACGTCGCGCTCGGCGCTGCCGGGGACGAGTCCAAGGCGGAGCTGATCCACCACAGTTGGACCAACGCCTGTATCTCCTACGCCTCGTACCGTTTCACCGCCAAGAACTGA